ATGAACCCTGGCCGCGCCCGTACGGCGACCAGCATCGGGGCGATCGTCCCGCCTTCCTTCCCACCCCCACCCCCGCCCAGCCGCAGCGAGGGAAGTCTGAAGGCGTTGACCTGAAGAAGGGCCGCCCTGGACAAGTGCAGTCCGTCGGCCCGCTAGCGGCCGCGTGCAGGGGTGGCATGGCGCAGCCACCGGAGCGAGCGTAGCGAGCGAAGGCCCCTTGCGCGCGGCCGCGCGGGCCAGAGAATGCCGTGGTCCAGGGCGGCTCAGGGGAGGAGTGTGAGCGTGCTGGTCGACGCTCGACGAAGAGAAGGAATAAAGATGAGCCCATCAAAAGGTCGGCTTCTTGGCGACGGCCGCCTTGAACCCCGACTCGTCTGACACGACGCGTGCGATGGCCTCAGGCGTCGTCTTCGACTTCGGTCCCATAGACATAGAGCCCGGCATCCGACGACTCGGTGAACCAGCCGCGGACGTCGCAGTGGAGCACCACGCCATCCGCATACTGGAACGTCGTGTACTGCGTGTTCGGCGTCTCCTGATCGGTTGGCTCGCCCCGCTCGTAGAGGCCTCCTGTGGAGAACACGACACGCGGATGCTCCCTGCGGTCCATGAGCCAGCGCAGCGAGTCGAGCACGTGGATGCCATTGTTCCCGAGCTCCGACGTGCCGTAGTCCCAGAACCAGTGCCACGTGTAGTGAAAGCGGTTCTCGTTGAATGGACGGGCGGGCGCCGGGCCCAGCCAGAGGTCGTAGTGCACACCCTGGGGCGGAGCGTCGTCGCTCGTCGTGCCGATGGGATCGCGCGCGCGGAAGACCGCGCATCTTCCTGTATGAAGCTTGCCCAGCCCGCCCCCCTTGATAAACTCGACGGCCTGTTTCGTCAGGAGCTGACTGCGGCGCTGCGTCCCGGCGGCCACGACTCGTTCATAGGTCCGGGCGGCTTCCACCATCTTGCGCCCTTCCCAGACGTTGTGGCTGACCGGCTTCTCGACGTAGACATCCTTGCCGGCCTGACAGGCCCAGATCGTCATCAGCGCGTGCCAGTGGGCAGCGCCGATAGGCTCTCGTAGTGATTCTGCCCGCGCCCCCGCGACGTCCAGACCGGCTTGCCCTCGTTACCGCCTCGCATTCCCACGACAGCGACGTTGACGGTCTCGTTGGGGCTCTCTGTCGCGTAACTCTGGCGCCTGACGGCCGCTGCCAGTCCGGCCGTGAGCGCTGGAACCGTGGACAAAAATGTGCGGCGATGCACTGGCATCCTCCTCGACCGCAGTGCCGCTGCCTACGCGCTCGTGTTGCTGACGGGCGCGAGCTTCGGCACAACGAACGGTGATCGGTACGAGGGGCGCGTGAACAGGGCCGTGGCCTCCTCGTCTCAAAACGAGAACCGTACGCCAAGCTGAATGCGGCGCATCGGATTCGCCGAACGGATCTCCCCGAACGAGCTCGACCTGACGTTCGTGCTCGGGTGGCTCAGGTTGACCATGTTGAAGGCGTTGGTGGCCTCGACGCGCACCTGCAGGTCGCGGCCTCCGCCCAGCCCGAACGTGCGATACACCCCGATGTCCACGCTGCGTGTGCCAGGGCCATCGATGAAGTTCCGCGGCGAGGTGCCGTCCGTACCGGTCGGCGGCTCGACGAAGGCCTCCGTGTTGAACCACTGCTCGATGACCTCGCTCCGTGATCGGTTCGGGTCGAGCCGCGGGTCGATACCCGGCAGCAGATTAGCGCGGTCTTGTCCCTGGCCGTCCCGGTTCGGGTCGCCGCTGGCGGTGATGGTCAGCGGCCGGCCGCTCAACAGCCGAACGATGGGGGCGATCGTCCACCCGTTGAGGAGGGCACTCGCCAGGCGGTGCGATTCGTCGACGTAATCGGGCGTCCAGACCACCGACAGCCTGAACTGGTGCCGGCGGTCGAAGTCGGTGCGCCCGCGCTCCGCAGCGATGTTGGACCAGTTCTGAACCTGGCCCAGGTTGTCGTCCTGCAACTCGAGATCCTCGAGGCTCTTGCCGAACGTGTAGCCGAGGTTTGCTTGGAAGCCGGAACTGAACCGCTTGTCCACGGTCACCTGCAAGCCGTCGTACTGGTTGGTGGCGAAGCTGTCGAGGATGCCGATGCTCCCGAGCTGGCCGGGGAGAATCGGGCGTCGATCCTCGACGTCCCCCTCACCAGGCAGTGGGTAGTTCAGATCCGGCCTGACCGGGAGATTACGACCGCGCGTCCCGACGTAGGCGACGGTCGCGCTCAGGTCGTCGGTGATCTGCCGCTGCAGCGCGACGTTCATCTGGTAATTGTACGGGAGATCGTAGTCGAGGGCGATACCATTGATGCTCGCAGGCAGCACAAACCGCGGGTTGGCCGCGTCAAAGACGTACGGGAACGGGACCTCCGGCAGATCCTGATACGGATTCGACAGCGTGCCGGAAAACCAATTCTGCCGGATCGCGAAGGGCTGGCCATCGGCCGTGACGTTCCACATGTTGCCGCCTATGGTGCCGTAAAAGACTCCGAACGCGCCTCGCACGGCCGTTCGGCCGTTCCCGAATACGTCCCAGGCAAGGCCCAGGCGCGGCCCCACGTTGTTCCAGGCCGTCTTCGCGATCGACCTCGGGATTTCACCGTCCGGTCCCCGATCGCCCGGAAACACCATCCCTTCGAACGCGTTCGGGACCACCGTCGACTGGAAGCCGGGTACGAAGGTCAACTTGCGGTTCTGCGGGTCTGTGAGCGCGAGCTGCACGTCGTAGCGCAACCCGAGGTTGAGCGTGAGCCGGGGATGGATCCGGTAGTCGTCCTGGAAGAACAGCGCGAAATACGTGCTGTTGTCGAATTTGTCGACCGGGGCGTCTTGGTCGATCCGGCGGGGCAGACCGAGCAGAAAGTCGGCGAAGGCATCTCCGGTCTGGTCGCCGTCGAAGTCGAATTCGCCGTAGTTGTCGAGCGTGGTAAAGTGCGCGAGCGACTCGTGAGAAAACTCTCCCCCCAGCCGAATTGCATGACGCCCTTTGTCCAGACTGAGCACATCACGGACCTGATAGGTGTTGCCACCCGCCCTCGGCCCGGCGATCGGCGTGTCGAGCTCGAAGTAGCCTGAGATGTCGATGACTGGAAGGGCGGGAGCTCCTTGCATCACGAAACTCGATCCGTAATCGGCGATCGAGATCTCAGGTGTATTCAGCCGGCCGCCCACGTTATGGACGAACGTGAAATGCGCCTCGTTGACCATCGACTCGTTCATGGTCCAGGTGTGCGAAAGGTTGACGTTGTGCTGGTCCCATTCGAAGAGCCGCTCATTCCAGGCGAGATCGCCTCTCAGCGCATCCACGTCACGGCCCCTAGCGAGGAAATAGCTCCCGTTGAGGTGGTGCGCCGCCGAGAGCACGTGATCGAGCTTGAGGCT
This window of the Luteitalea sp. genome carries:
- a CDS encoding TonB-dependent receptor, translated to MKWPLSSWRAAVFASVLLGGLPSLPEAQVNTGSILGTVKDATGAVLPGTTVTVINVDTNVTRATTADSRGDYAVQFLPVGTYRVEASLDGFQRYIQTGVIVEVNRSARVDPTLTVGTAVESVEVVGDAPLVDTRHVALGRTVTQTEILNLPLVDRDVYALLDLTAGVDDSTSNNLFGIPGQETLVNGSANAGTGAVNYNLDGGANTSGLRQTGNIAPNPDAVREFRVQTNNYSAEHGRFGGGTVDVITKSGTNALHGSLFEFFRDQELNANRWAIEESNLRKDLFERNNFGGSLGGPVVRNRTFFFASYNGIRQTTGEFENGARVPTALERQGDFSQSLDDGALVVIRDPLTGEPFSGNRIPADRFDPVAVQIVNDWVPLPNLPGNFYEVEVPERLRRNELSLKLDHVLSAAHHLNGSYFLARGRDVDALRGDLAWNERLFEWDQHNVNLSHTWTMNESMVNEAHFTFVHNVGGRLNTPEISIADYGSSFVMQGAPALPVIDISGYFELDTPIAGPRAGGNTYQVRDVLSLDKGRHAIRLGGEFSHESLAHFTTLDNYGEFDFDGDQTGDAFADFLLGLPRRIDQDAPVDKFDNSTYFALFFQDDYRIHPRLTLNLGLRYDVQLALTDPQNRKLTFVPGFQSTVVPNAFEGMVFPGDRGPDGEIPRSIAKTAWNNVGPRLGLAWDVFGNGRTAVRGAFGVFYGTIGGNMWNVTADGQPFAIRQNWFSGTLSNPYQDLPEVPFPYVFDAANPRFVLPASINGIALDYDLPYNYQMNVALQRQITDDLSATVAYVGTRGRNLPVRPDLNYPLPGEGDVEDRRPILPGQLGSIGILDSFATNQYDGLQVTVDKRFSSGFQANLGYTFGKSLEDLELQDDNLGQVQNWSNIAAERGRTDFDRRHQFRLSVVWTPDYVDESHRLASALLNGWTIAPIVRLLSGRPLTITASGDPNRDGQGQDRANLLPGIDPRLDPNRSRSEVIEQWFNTEAFVEPPTGTDGTSPRNFIDGPGTRSVDIGVYRTFGLGGGRDLQVRVEATNAFNMVNLSHPSTNVRSSSFGEIRSANPMRRIQLGVRFSF